TGCGTAATCAGATACATATTGCAAGCTTTTTGCCTGTCTGTTATTGTCTAAACAGTAGCTACCCTACTACATACATTTTGGGGAAATATCTATTGTACTGTGTTTTATCACCTTTGCTGTCACCTAAAACGTTCTAATAGTAATCAGGTTGGCAGAAAGGCGCTTTCATTCAAAATAAATTGCAGGTGACGGTAACCGGAGGGGTTAACATATCAGTGAAACTAAAACGATTTCTTCTTCTTTGTCGTCTTCTTCCACCTCTTGTATTATTAAATAGGTGAACGTATGTCAATGTTTGTCATCGCCGAAGAGATGCGTCTCCAGCTGTAAACATTGGGGAGGGATTCGCCAGAGCGCATGCTGGATAGCTCACACTTAACTCACACCGGGAGACCGCTAGAGGAGGTCTGATGATTCAGATTTTGTCTCAGAATAACATATTGATAGCTGACGACATCGGAACAAAATACGAGGCACTGAAATTTTACATAGGACAGGCTGCATATTGTGCACATGCCGTTAAATTCTACTTTACAAAAATGTGGAACTGCGGGGAAAAAACAAGCCTCTGCCAATTCTATAAGGCTAGTTACTCAAATGCATTCAGACACTTAAAATCCCATGGCAATTCCCTATATTTTCATTAATTCAGTAAAATATCCTTATTGTCATTAAACTTTTCAGGGAAAATACTAGGTTATATTAATATTACTATGACTCTTGTGTCATTCCTGCTGAAAAacacagcctgaccagctttaGGTGGTTTGCTAGATGACCAGCTTGTTGACCATCTTATGATTGTagcttgcgaaaacataccttcagctggtttacccaacttacgatggtaattcagctgctTATGCTTgttgtaccacctcaagctggtcattttagctggtgttgctggtcttacATTACTGGTTTAACTGGACATGCCagtttatgttggtcattctagcaatccagcatgaccatcttacttTAACAATGTCaagctggtcaccagcatgactaCTGTATCTTACACCAGCTGTACCCCacatgacaggctggtcacaccagtatgaccagcttcctcagatggtcacgcacgccagcatgtccacctggtggcccaaccagttACACCAACAAAGACCAGCacgagctggaagaaaaccagcaaagaccagttACCAGCATAAGCTGAGATGTCTGGGTAATGTGGCATTATCTGTGTGAATTTTGAAGTGGAATTTTAAAAGGCAGATAAAAATGTGTTCCCTTGCACCACCTACTGGCTAAAATTCACTTTAGGCTTATACTCTCTTTTCCAGAAAAAGGTAGCACAACCCATTCATACACTCTACAAAGGAAATAGTATGTTTGCACTTCAGTTAGTACAGTATTTAATGTGGCTAATGTTTTAGATGTTGTATCACAATGTCTTCTTATAGAAAATTGGACAAATCCCTATATGCATAGTAGTATAccatttttaataataataaaaacgaAAAACATCCTTTTATTTGAGAAACAGTTGAATGGTACACTCCATTGAATTCATCAGTATTTAGTGCAATAGAAATCAAAACACAGTAAGTGGAGGGAGTAATCTGAAGTAAGTCCTTTTTCCCATGAAGTAGTAAACAACAAGGTGGAGGGAATGGAATTCAGGCCAAAGGCTACCCTGGTTATGTCAGACCTGAGTAGGGTATTTTTGTGGTGAAATATGGTCCAAACAATTGCAATGTCAACATCTCCATTAGTGGTTTTGTTGTGAAGGTGATGCTCAAAAATCCAAAGCAGTATACACACAGAAAATGTAAAGAACAAGCCTAGCCGCTAGTAAAATAATGTGTGCCCTAAAAAAAAAGGCTGGATCGGAAATGTAACATTTGGACAACTGATTGGCAAGTCAGTTGGTCAGAGAGAGTCTGCGCATGTAAGCCTCCCATCCTGCTTTTCTGTAGGCATCAGCAGCCTTCACCCGATCTGGAGCAGCCAGGATACCTCGTCCAACAATGATGACATCAGAGCCCTTTTTGAGAATCACGTCTTCAGGGCTGTTGTACTGTTGTCCAAGGGAATCACCTGACATAGAAAAGCCAAACACAGGGAACGTCTGAGGATGTGTAACAAATGACCAAACTGACTAATTATCTAATATTTTGATTAACAATATATGATGCTGAAACAATGAATTATCCTTTATTATTCCTGAGTTGGAACTGCATTGGAAACGGTCTGGTTTTGGCATCTGTAAGGCATCACCTGCTGACTGCATGTGCACTCCTGGGGTCATATTGATGAATTCTGGTTTACTGCTGATTCTCGAGCCACAGATAAATCCAAACACAAAGTCAGCATGGTCCTCTGCCATCTTCACCTGTTGCAACAGAGACATTTCTTTTAGCAAACTATGCAGAAACCAGTCAATATCTAAACAAACCTCAACTTAAAAGCCATATTCAAATGTCTATTAAATGTTCATTGTTTGAGAGAAGTatgcacacacgtgtgtgtgtgtgtgtgtgtgtgtgtgtggggggggggggggggggggggggggggggtcagagacAGATTGCACATGAAATGCTTTGCTACAGAATAATTGTATCCCTTTTGGCTGATAAGAATTATGCCTCTGGGAACACACTGTTCTCACATTCTTGTATGAAAAAAGCTTACCACAGCTTGAGTGTATGCCCCTGTTGCTAGGGAACCTTGAGAGCTCATTTCAGCAATAAGAAGACAACCACGGCCCAGTGGCTTGCCCACTGCTTCAAGCCCCTTCACCACCCCTGAGCCAGGCACGGCATGGGCATTGATGATGTTGGACCAGGACGCAATCTGATAAAGTCCACCTGTATCAGACAGGCACACAAAACTGCACTTAAAACACACCTAATGGCAGAATACATCACAAATACACTCAACCTTTGAAAAGaaactgcattcaccactcaaaTTGTCTGCTTCCTCCCTCCTCCAAATTCAGACCATAAGTATAcaactacactacactcacctTCATACTGATGCTTGACTGTATTGCCGATATCTGCAAATTTTCGGTCCTCGAAGATGAGGAAGCTGTGCTTGGCAGCTAGCTTGCTGAGCTGGCTGGTGACGTCCGGGGTGAAGTTGTGCAGGATGTCCACATGGGTCTTCAGCATGCAGATGTGCGGGCCCAGAGCGTCGGCCACCTCCAGGAGCTCCTTAGCGTCTGTCACATCAGCCGACGCGCACAGGTTGCTCTGCTTCTCCGCCATCAGTTTCAGCAGCTGACAGGCCATTGGGTGGACGTGTGGGAGTTGGGCCCTGGCCTCATAGCTGAGGCCCTTGCATGGCTTTTTGGCTGCCGGAGAACCGTTCTCCTTTGTGGGTTTGTAGGTGTTATTTTCCTGAATGAAGGTGCGGACACTCTGGGCAACATCCTCATCGATCCGACCATTCTCCAGCAGCACATCTAAGAGTTTGGAGATGGAGATGACTGAATGGAGTGTGATGCCGTCCTTGGCGAGCTTGGCCCGACCTCCCTGCTCACGGTCCATGAGCACGATTGCATCTGTGACTttaaggccctccttctcaagCACCTCAGCTGTCTCAAACACACTGCTGCCACTGGTCACTACGTCCTCCACGATCAGACATGTTTCACCAGGGTGAATGGTGCCCTCGATCATGCGCCCAGTTCCTGAAACCAAGAAAACAATGGAGAAAGAATTTACAAACCACCACAGTAGCACTCGTTCACAAGAGTCAAAGAGCCATGCAAGTCAATTACTGTCTGTCAATATGTAAGatcatgatgtaataccataatCCTTGGCCTCTTTTCTTCTAATGAGCATTGGCAAATTATTCTGCGAACAGATTATGGTGGCCAGTGGGAGTGCAGTATACGGGACACCACACACGGAATTAAAAATCACTCCCGCTTCTTTGGCACGCAGGAACAAAAGACTTGACACCTGTCAATGATAAAGGGTAGCAGGTATTAACCAAAACAAAGAGACTGTGAAAAGAAAGTCACTTGACTGTTACCCTATTTTGCTAATATTATCGATCCCAAACTCGTTACAACTTGATTTGATATCTGACAAAACAGGGCAGAATGGAGTGTTAGCACATAAAACACAAATTAGccacatttacagtaggctaaacaATGGAAAGTCTGTTTGTCATCTATTAACATGCTGACAACATGTCTGTACTTTCCCATTCAGGAACTCGTAACACGTGTTTGACTCACCTCATTCATGAGAGATGGATAAGAAACAATAACCCTGAGATCAAAATAAATCGGAGACATAATTCCACTCTTCAGCTTGAAAGTCCCAAATTTGACTGCCTCGACATCGTGAAGCTTTAGAATTAAACTATCAAAACTAACGTTACTATGCTCCATTTTCAAGCACTCCAGCGAAAACTACAGCTGTGGATTTCTTCTTCTTTGATAATCAGCATCAGCAACGCTTTGCCAACTGTTCAAATAGACCTTTACCGCCACCTATCGAAAATGCGAGATATTACAGACCGAATaaaacccattcatttttgCAGTGGATCAGACTCGAAGGGAACGTCGAAgtattttccatattgtagcctactctaTTTTCTCGCAGTGACAGCGAAAGTGAATCTCAGTGCCCTTTTagtttaaatgatgaatttgtgcgtgcctgtgtcattcatttatttcacgtcttacaacataaataatgtatttatttcatattaGGCCTAATGTCAGAAATTAACCTGTTTATAAGCCTCTTACAAATGGTTGTTGCTTTTTTAcatttagatgcgcactcaatcgcatccatgcaggcaaaaagTAGGACTAGTAGGTTAGTAGCAATTTttcaaatgtggcgacggccAACTTGGGAAACGTTTGCACTGGTggacaataaccaaagaaaaTAATTTGCGCCTCCATTCACCAAATAAGGCTGTGGTAGTGTTtatacatgttggcacaaaacatttctgtcagaaaccaagtagcctataatgcatggggtaacgtgaggtgagtcagacagaaaggCCTGTATTTCTGAAAcctgtccctttcaaactaGCCTACAGCCGCCAGCAAGCCCCCGGAACCCCCTAACAGCGGGCGGCCTTTTTGCATCTGTACCCAGGGGTTCAAAATCCATGTCCGTCAAATGTTTGGAATGCTGTAATTAACTGACTTAACTAATGACatgtttttaataatatttttgtatgttgggGAATTTAGCCCATTGAAATTCTTTGGggaccccaccacagatttgcCCCCCCTTTTTCCGCTTACTGTTGCTTTAGTAGCCTAacacaggggttcccaaacttttccacgacaaggcccccca
The sequence above is a segment of the Alosa sapidissima isolate fAloSap1 chromosome 2, fAloSap1.pri, whole genome shotgun sequence genome. Coding sequences within it:
- the umps gene encoding uridine 5'-monophosphate synthase — its product is MEHSNVSFDSLILKLHDVEAVKFGTFKLKSGIMSPIYFDLRVIVSYPSLMNEVSSLLFLRAKEAGVIFNSVCGVPYTALPLATIICSQNNLPMLIRRKEAKDYGTGRMIEGTIHPGETCLIVEDVVTSGSSVFETAEVLEKEGLKVTDAIVLMDREQGGRAKLAKDGITLHSVISISKLLDVLLENGRIDEDVAQSVRTFIQENNTYKPTKENGSPAAKKPCKGLSYEARAQLPHVHPMACQLLKLMAEKQSNLCASADVTDAKELLEVADALGPHICMLKTHVDILHNFTPDVTSQLSKLAAKHSFLIFEDRKFADIGNTVKHQYEGGLYQIASWSNIINAHAVPGSGVVKGLEAVGKPLGRGCLLIAEMSSQGSLATGAYTQAVVKMAEDHADFVFGFICGSRISSKPEFINMTPGVHMQSAGDSLGQQYNSPEDVILKKGSDVIIVGRGILAAPDRVKAADAYRKAGWEAYMRRLSLTN